The genome window cctccagctctttttctacaaaataacccctgAACGTAATGACCAAAAATGGTCAGGAACGGTAACAAATATTGCAAATAAATTAACCTTTGGAAATGAGCGGGGAGACTCCGCTGTCATTTTGTCTCCAATATCAAGCACTGCTTGTGGATATGGAGGCTTAATTCAACCCCCAAGGCTATTAAGAGTTGTTGACAGACCTCACTTTCACAAATTTATCTGATCTGCCTTTAAAGTCACTTAAGCTAATGACATCTTGCAGTGGGGAGTTCCATAAGTTAATCATTTGTTCTTCTGCTTAACCTGAATCCACAGCTCATCACTTTATTTGGTGGGTCCCTAATTCCAGGGCTGCGAGAGAGCACTTGTGTGGTCTTGCTATTCATCCCAGTTTGGCTTGTTTCTTAGAGAAGCATATTAATCTTTGGGGTTGCTGCACAATCCGTGGACTCAGACCCACACAAATGAAACCCTTTGCCATTTGTCGGTCGCATTTCTATCACCCCGACCCTCCAAGGTGCTCTGAATGTGTTTTTTCCAATGTTCTATATGCAAAGCTTGTGTTCTCCCACAGAGCAAGAGGCCCTCTCTGGAGCAAACGGTAAGGGAGGGAAAAGACTCCTGGTTTGACCCCGTCTTGCCACTGTGTTCCATTAGTCAGATTGCATTCTAAATTTGGCTTCATTTGCAGCCAAGATGGCCCTGTGTCCCCAGCAATATTTTATTAATGGCCCCTTCTGCAAAGTGCTCAATGTTCCTGGGGCAGGCAAGTCTCAAAGAGCAGCCAAGTGCTTAATGCGCTACTATTTATCAAACCCATTGCTCCAAATAATCACTTTTTTTTGGTCCGGGCAATAtaaattttcctcctcttttcgtTGACCTCTTTTTAAGTGTGTGCTGAAAGCTACTGGAAACGAAAACCAGAAAAGTAAACCCTAGCAGGACAGCCTTGGGAAGGAGGCATTCCAAAATACCCAAGTCACTTTAGTGTGCGGAGGATGGGATGCTAATTTGAGAAATTAGGGGAATGTCAATAGGGCAGCAGGAAGAGCAGAGGGAATGCCCTGGAggaggaattccccctgccatccAAGGAAAGGCCAAGGTAGTTTTGGGAAGACATTTTAGGAGAAGCAACGCATTTAAAAATTCTGAATAAGTAAAATTGCATTTATGAGCTTTGTAAAAAGCCTTTTCCTATCCAATCTAAGTGCCTGTTGAGACTATATTAggaacagggccggcgcgcccattgaggcaggtctggcccctGCCTCAAACGCTGAGGCGCTGGaaggggtgctgggggcagaggtgtgcaccacggagctggcgtgcctggcccgcagctgctgcagccgggcagccccgcgccgccgccgccaccaacacacgcccccgggCTGGGCCAGCAAacgtgggccaggcatggcaggtgtccGGGGCAgtgtgcagaacctccccagccacccgccacgcCCAActgggagtgcaggcagcctccacacaccatcccagccacccgccagcctaTGGGACCAgattgctgcatgatgacatcacatgcagtgacatcatcacgcagactGGGGGGGCATGCGCACGCATGTAGGGGCAgccacgggcaccagaaaccctggcgccgcccctgatTAGGAAGATGACTTATAATCTAAATTGCTGCCTATTATTAGCAGGAATGGCCATATTTAATTTCTGGCGATCACCCTCTCTTGCCTTAAACACATAAGCCCAAACACAACCTCTAGACCCTGGCTGTGCTTGGGTATTTttaacccccaccccattttcccAACTTCAGTCATTCCCCAGGGTTGCTATCCATCCAGCAGTGGTAAACATTAACAacaaccaaccaatcaattaaaggtaaaggtagtctcctgtgcaagcaataagtcattactgacccatggggggaacgtcgcatcacgacattttcttggcagactttttgttacggggtggtttgccattgcattccctagtcatctacactttaccccaaggaaactgggtactcattttaccaacctcggaaggatggaaggctgagtcaaccttgacctGGCTAAccgaacccggcttccgccaggattgaacacacgttgtgagcaaagcttgggctgcagtactgcagcttaccactctgcgccacagagcTCCTTACAACCAATCAATTAATCATTCTTTATTGCATTAGCAGAAAGCCATAGCAACAATATAAGCTAAAATCAAATGTCCAGCAagataaactggaaaaaaaatctggacATTTTCATAGAAAAGATTAACCCAATACAGAATAACCTTTTAAAATATCACATAATAAAAATATTGTACACTCCAAAGGCTAAAGACCCATAGTAGAACAGTTAGTGTATGGGTCAACACTGCTTGGGTCAGCAGCACTCAGCCCATCTCATCGGACTTTTTTACCTTTGTGATGGTGGCAGCAAATCTTGCCTTTTGGAGAGTAATGGATTTGTCCCTCTCTGCCAATAATAAAACTAATGTCTCCCAGTCTGACCTTTTGGGAAAACAAGATATAATGGTCCTCAAAAATCTACTGCGCTCAGCCTCAAATCTCGGACTCTGGAATGGGGGGACATGGGACCTATGATAGTATCCTACAGAAGTGGCTTTCCAAGACTGTGAGCTGTAGAATATCGAAAGCTTTTCTGTGTTTAGAATTCATTGTATCAGTAAAAGTACACTGGAAGTGtcaaggggaaggaaggaactgCCCATAAAGTAGGGTAACAAAACAATAGTAATTTTCATATATAGTCTTTCTTactaggactcaaggcagattccagGTATGATACAGATTCCATGTAAGCGATTATAAGTTCTTTGGTGATGTGATACTGAATGGATGTGTTATTAGTACTTataagcaggggtttttttttctggggaaagaggtggtggaactcggtgagttgcccttggcaaaaatggtcacatggctgggggccccaccccctgatctcaacagaggggcgtttagattgccctccgcaccactcagcggcgtggagggcaatctaaactcccctctgtctggagatcagggggcggagccacctgatcaagaggtgctggaactctgttccaccgcgttccttctgaaaaaaagccctgcttgtaagaaATGTTTATGAAGGAATCATTGCCTGTGTATTCTTTGAGAAAGATGATATGAAACGGGATTTACCAGGATCTAGACAACCTGTCAGAGGATCTTTTATTATCATCACAGTCATCTGGAGCGGTTTGCAACTTAGAGGACTTTATAGGACTTGATAGAAATTGGATTCTTCCTCACGGGTTGGACACTTAGTGCTCGGGTCCTTTTATAATTGTCGGAAGGACTTGTGTTCACGTGGTGCTatatatgcatttgcactttaataatttTCTGTGCAATGATAAATTACAACAGCACTTTGGACACTAGCACTTTATTAATTATTGATGGTACCTGCATTGTAGCACTTGTGCGAAGAGTTTTCCAGTTGTGAGTAGAAGCATTGTAGGAATTTTTCATGGTTCAGAAATTTCCTAACTTCTTATAGTGAACTTACTGTGTGACTTTATATGAATGCATTGTAAATAAATAGGATTGTGATTGGATACCATGAGCTTGTTAGTAAGGTTATGCAGGCTGTCTTTGTTTTCAACATTGATTACCGTATTACTCTCTGTTTTAGTTTactaggactcaaggcagattccagGTATAATACAGATTTCTTGTAAGCAATTGTAAGTTCTTTGGGGCAGAGACCTTGTTTCTTCTGGTTTACATTCTCGCTGGAAGGTAGTACTAGATAATACATAACAATGAAGAATGAAAGATCTTAGATCAATCATACAGAAAAAGAACCATACAGGAAGAATGAGAAAGGAGCAGGAACGAATTCGTGGCgggagagggaagaaggaaagatAAAGATGcacagggaaggagggagtgaggaaggaatacaaagatttttttaaactttgtgcAAAgcgaaaaagaaagaaacaaaaggaagCAATGCCAGGAAGGAAGCAATGTGAATCTACACATCGGCTTGaataaaaggtctccaaatatctaaaaataagtccataggCAACTGTTGTCTATACACGATAGTttaaaatgttgataagtttataaggtcctcagtcCAATGAGTTATGAGGCAGCGGGCTCTTGCCTTCCCAAGAAAGGGAAAGCAGAAAAGGAacggggagagaaagagagagaaagcgaACAGTACAGTCCTACGCAGAAGCGCAAGAGTCGGGTCCAGCGGTAaccttgcttttctcctgcaGATCAataaggctcccccccccccggcgcccACCACCCGCGGAGAGGCCTGGCGGGGCTGCCGGTCCCGGCGGCGGCACGGCGAGAGTTAAGGGCCGGGCGGGGCGCGGGGCGGGGCCGGAGCTCGGGAGCCCCGAGCGGAGGCGCAGAGCCGCGGCTTGCGAGATGCTCCTGCCGCTGCCGGCGCGGGGCGGGCGAGGCGGCCGGGCGCGGCCCCCGGAGCGCCGCTAGGGCGCCGCTCGCCCCCCGCCATGCGGCCGCCGCTGGGCCTGCTGCTCGCcctgctgctggggctggcccGGGGGCCGCGGGCGGGAGGCGCGGCGGGCGCTCGGGGCGCCTCCCCGGCGCGCGTCCCGCAGCCGCGGCCGGGCGAcgaggcgggcggcggcggcggcggcggggagcCCTGGTGCCCCTACAAGGTGCTGAGCGAGGGCCGGCCCGGGGGCGGCCGCCTGTGCTTCCGCCGCCCGGCGCGGGGCTTCGAGTGCGCGCCGCGGCGCTGCAAGGCGCACCGCTCGGCGGGCCGCGCGCTGGTGGCCAACGTGCTGCTCAACGGCAGCGTGTTGCTGCAGTGGGGCTGGCCGCCGCCCGGCGCCCCCAccgcggccccggccccggccccgcgcGGCTTCGCGCTCTCCTGCTCGTGGGAAGGCGCCTACACGCGTTTCCAGTGCGACCGCGTGCAGCTGGGCGCCGCCTGCCGGGACTACCTGCTGCCCGACGCGCACGGCAGCGTCCGCTACCGCCTCTGCCTGCGCGCCCTGCCGCCCGCCGCCCCCAACGCCAGCCGCGGCCCCGCCGCGCCCACCGCGCCCTGGCCGCCCGACTGCGTGGAGTTCACCGTCGAGCCGGCCGGCATGCGGGACATCGTCATCGCCATGACGGCCGTCGGGGGCTCCATCTGCGTCATGCTCGTCCTCATCTGCCTGCTGGTGGCCTACCTGACCGAGAACCTCGCGCCCCCCGCCGGCCCCGCCAGGCCCTCCGCCCCGGCCAAGGCGGCCGGCTGAGGCGCCCGCACCCGCCGCCGGGAGCCAGGAGCCTGCCCCGCTGCTCGTTACTCCCGGGTAAGGGCACCGCCTAGCATGGCCCACTTCAGGAGCCGGCAGCAAGGCTAGCGGGCCGAGCCCCTCTTCTTTAGAGCAAACCtccagggttgccagattccaggtggtggctggagatctcccggaattaccggTGAGCCGCAGGCTTcaaagatcacttcccctggagaaaatcaggattcgggtccagtagtaccttaaagaccaactcgatttccagggtacgaACTTCAgagattcagagctcccttcttcagatacagaggagtttgctgtgttagtcggTCTTTGCAaaacagcatctgacgaagagagctgtggttttcgaaagcttacgccacaataaagttggttagtcttaaaggtgcaactggactctttcctTCTTCAGATCAATTTCGAAGTGGATTTTTTCATGTGAGTCGGTCTGCAGCCGAAGATTCAGGTTGAGTAGCACCTTAGAGCAATATGATTTTAGTGTACAAGTTCCTTTCTTGAGatagctccaggtggtggctggggatctccggGAATTAAAGCTGATCGCCAGACTatgcagatcagttcccctggagaaagtcaagatttgggtccagtagcaccttaaagatcagctagatttccagggtattttcaagagtcaaaatcgaaaagagtccagtagcacctttaagactaaccaactttattgttgcatatgcttctgacgaagagaactgtaattcttgaaagcttatgctacaataaagttggttagtcttaaaggtgctactggactcttctcaattttgctactaccgactaacacagctaactcctctggattcaagagtcaacgctcccttttTCAGGGTCTGAGTCCAGGGCCGGCCCACAAGATTatcaggatttgggtccagtagcaccagctGAATTTCCAGGGTTTGAGTTTTTGAGAGCTTTCAGTATGGGGCCAGATCTGCGTGGCTGTTGACAACCGGCAATCCATTGGCTACAAACAGGGAGGAAATAGTATCTGAAGTAAGAGGGGGAAGCTAGACCTAAGCCACCTACTCACCTCTTAATGGGCAGCGCAGGTCTCTCTACCTCAGCATATAAAAATGGACTGAAGATAGACCAGGATTTTAGGTTCTAGCAGGTTTGGGGTGAACTAGGGTATTGCTTCCAAGTTTCTTTAAGCCCAGTGGGGTCTTGAAAACTTCCTGGTGCCAGACAGAGGGATGAACCTCTCTGGGTGAAATCTGGGAACCTCtgatttcccctccttctgtctgATGGGGGATGTGGAGCTCTTGAGCAGTGGTACGCAGTGGTCTTTGTGTGGCTCAGTCTCAGGTCCTGCTTAATTCCCCAAGCAAGATAACGGTCTCCTTCTTTCCAGGCAGCTTTTGAACAGATTGTTGCCCTGGGGGTGCCGCCTAGGAACGTCTGCCTTCCATGGAGCTTCTCATCTATTCTTCAGCTAGGGGTTGGAGCTCTGACTCAATGAACAGACTGGCTGCTCGTCTCACCGTTGTCCAGATAAGAGGGAAGCCCACTCCATCTTTGGCACAAAGACGTGCAGACTCTTGACCGTCCAGTGTTCGGGGCCTCTTTATCCATCTTGCAGTGAGCCATTCGTGGTCAGCAAAAGCGTCCAGAGCATAGATGAAAATTCGTCTCCAGGAGAAAGGCGACAGTGTCTCTATCCGGCTGGCGTGTGATCACTTAAGTATTCTCATAACTGGCTCTAGGGAGTTAACAGCGTCTCTGATTGGTAAGAGCTGATCCAAAGTAGAAGCCAGAAGCCCAGATTGGATGTAAATATGACATTCTAGGTTCTGAAATAACTTTTTGGAAGTTTTCTATGCTGTTGGGAGGAAGTTTGGGCTTGGGTGGGGTGGTGCCCAGCAATACTCGAATTTCAGTGGCAACTCTAGTATGTTTTGACCTCCAAACTTTGATTCTCAGCACAAACTGAtagttctcttttaaaaaaaaaagtagtctCATATTTTTTTATAAACAAACATTCCATCTGAATTCACTTGTTCCAAATGGTTGTCAGGGGCTGTTTCGTGTCTGAGCATCATCATTATATAACTTTTGGGAAAATGGATAAGACGGAAAGCTACTGTGTCCTGTACGGCTCAAAAGGCTTTTAGCAATACCTGGGTTTAGACGTTGCTTCTGTAAAGGACATTCTAATACAGGTAATTTTTGCTTGATGGATTCTCCCAATAGCCAGGGAAAcctgtttcttttttcccccagaagTAATAAGAAATAGCTTCATCTTGGGGCCAAAATATAAATTAACATTGGAGTTCTGGAACTGGAACTCCAGATGCGTGCTTTGTCATTGAAAAGCAACTGGGGAGCTTCCCTGCTTTGGA of Eublepharis macularius isolate TG4126 chromosome 17, MPM_Emac_v1.0, whole genome shotgun sequence contains these proteins:
- the FNDC10 gene encoding fibronectin type III domain-containing protein 10; translated protein: MRPPLGLLLALLLGLARGPRAGGAAGARGASPARVPQPRPGDEAGGGGGGGEPWCPYKVLSEGRPGGGRLCFRRPARGFECAPRRCKAHRSAGRALVANVLLNGSVLLQWGWPPPGAPTAAPAPAPRGFALSCSWEGAYTRFQCDRVQLGAACRDYLLPDAHGSVRYRLCLRALPPAAPNASRGPAAPTAPWPPDCVEFTVEPAGMRDIVIAMTAVGGSICVMLVLICLLVAYLTENLAPPAGPARPSAPAKAAG